AGCTGCCGCCAACTGGAAAATGAATTTGACATATGATCAAGGTGAAGCACTTCTAAAAGAAATTATTGGCGCTGGTATTCAGCTGTCGTCTAATCAGCAGGCTTTATTTGCAGTTCCCTTTCCCTATTTAGCCATGGCTAAGGCTGCAGTAAAAGGACAAACTAATTTTGATATAGCCGCTCAGAATTGCTCTAATAAAAAGAGTGGCGCCTATACCGGAGAAGTTTCTGTTGAAATGCTACAGTCCATGGGTATTGGCTATTGTGTTATTGGTCACAGCGAACGGCGGGAATACTTTATGGAGAGTAATAAGGTATTGGCTGAAAAAGTAAATATCTGCCTGGAAAATAACATTACTCCGATCTTTTGTTGCGGCGAGGCATTACAGGTTAGAGAAGAAAGTGCCCAGAATGCTTTTGTGCAACAGCAATTGGAGGAATCCCTGTTTCATTTAACCCCAGACCAAGTACAGAAAGTGGTCATTGCCTACGAGCCTATTTGGGCAATTGGTACTGGAAAAACGGCATCGACCGAGCAAGCACAGGAAATGCATGCACATATACGCCAGGTTTTAGCTGGTAAATATGGAGAAGCAGTAGCTGGAAATATTTCCATTCTTTATGGCGGTAGCGTAAAAGCAAATAATGCAGCAGAACTTTTTGCCTGTCCAGACGTGGATGGCGGACTGGTAGGCGGGGCTTCGTTGTTGGCACAAGATTTTGTGCAGATAATTAAAGCTCTCAAGTCATCAAACTGACGCCAACATATAAAATGGTGATTACCCGTAAAAGTAGTTTGTTATTGAACTTGTTTAAGGTGCGGGTTATTATAGACGGGAGTAAGATTTACCAATTAGAAAAAGACAGTTCAATAGAGATTGGCAGTTTAAACAGCAGCTCTCGCATAGTAGTAACAAATGGTTTTCATCATAGTCCTTGCTTTGAGGTAAAGTACAATCAAAGGAAAGTGTGTTATTTTAATGTGGGTTGCGCTTTGGATGATAACCTGTTAGCTGCGGGAGGGCTGTTGCTTATATTACTATACCTGGCTGGATTGACATCTGGAATTCTTTTGCTAAAAGTTGTAAGTTTTTTGCCTATCATTTATTTTTTATACGTGTACTATGTTAACAGGAAGGAGTTTATCCAGCTTCGGTATAATAACCAACTAATGGGACCTATTAGATCTAAAGACTTCTAAAAATTATTGCTTCTTGGACATTCATCCCTTGATTTCTACTTAAAAGAGAAAACAATTAAATATACAATTGAAATTGGGCCTTGTCTTATGGTCAGTCGAATGGGTGAAAATTCTAAGTTTAATAATGAAATAATACATAGAAAGGTCGTTAAAAATGTGTATTTCAATAGTCCAATAAATCAGGCTTATTTAATTAAAGGTCATTTGTAGTTTTATATTTCGCTAATGGAGTGATTGATAATTTATATCCTTAAATAGATTCACCGACATACCAGTAATAAAGGGCCACCTCTTTTACAATACTATTGTAATTAGCTGTTTTTGAAGCGACTCAAAAGATAAAAATAGAAGAGCGTGAATGATGCTGAACTTCCAATTGCTGCTCCATAAATTGAATAGTGTGGGATGAGAACAAGATCTACAATTACCATCACTAGCAGAGCGTATAATGCTGCTTTAATGTTCTCGTTGTTTTTATTAATGCTTGAGAAGAAAGTATCAATAGGATAAGAGGCTGAAAAAAGTAAAACGCCAGGCATTAAGTAAATAAAGCTTAGATACATTTTATCGAATGTTGCTCCAAACACAAATGGAAATAGCCAATATCCTGTTAGGCAAAGAAAACAGCAAATTGTAAGACTTACCAGAAAGTATAAGCGACTAAGTTTGGTTACATTTTCCTTTAAAAGTGTATTGCTTGCACTTTGTTGAGTTAGAAGAGGAAGTAGCGTAAAGGAGGCAAGATTAGGTAGTAGTAAGATAAGTTGTACTATTTTGCCAGTTTGGATATAATTCCCTAAGTCTTTATTGTTGGTCAAATATCGTACTAGCCAAATATCGCCGCGTAGCAATAGATTAACGCCTAGATTAAAAAGAAAGATATTTAAGCTATAGGTCATAATCTCTTTCTTTAATCGAATAGGCCAAAGTTTAATTACTGTTTTCGTTTTAGATAATAGCGTTATAGTTAAAATAGTGCAGGTAAGGATTGAGGCTATAAAATAGGCGCTTAGGTATAAATGTAAAATATGCGTTTCACCACTGCCATTGAGTGTGTATAAGTAGCAAAGGAGTGAAATATTGCAAATGAATGGAATTAGGCAAGGAATAACAAGTTGGTTAGACGATACAAAAAGGGCGGTTATTAGTCCTGTTAGAATTGAGCTAAAGACAAAAAGAATTAAAAGAAGTGTGTTGTAATTATAATGGATTATATCAAATGAATAGCTGAAATAAAACAGTATTGAAAACAGAAGGGTGGTTATCAATGACCAATGTAGGGTAAGATTAAGCAACGTGCTTACTTTAAACTCTTTTTTAGCGTTAAAGTAGCTTAATGAAATATCCAATCCCATAGTCAGAAACTGAATGACAAAAGCAAGATTGTTAATAAGGTAAAAGAATGGGCCACTTTGAGAAGCACCTAAAATATTGGCCAGATAAATATTCAACAAAAAAGAAGAAATGTAGAAAGCTAATCTCCACACTACTCCCTTTAAGAATATATTTTTTAGATGCATAAATAGTGTTTCACCTTCTAAGTGATTTAATAGCTATTTTTTTAGGTGTTTTAAAAGCTTGTATAGTTTAAGACTGTTGGCCATTTTATGGCACTTAAGGCAAAAGCACAATTACCCGCGCACGGTTTTATGCAAATAAAGCTTATTTAACGCTTTAATCATGCGCAAAGTAAAAGAAGCTCAACCCTTTTTGCTACCTTTGCCCGTTCGTAAACCGAAGTATTCCTTACATGAAGAACATTCGTAACTTCTGCATTATTGCCCATATTGATCACGGTAAAAGTACCTT
This genomic interval from Flavisolibacter tropicus contains the following:
- the tpiA gene encoding triose-phosphate isomerase, which produces MRKQIAAANWKMNLTYDQGEALLKEIIGAGIQLSSNQQALFAVPFPYLAMAKAAVKGQTNFDIAAQNCSNKKSGAYTGEVSVEMLQSMGIGYCVIGHSERREYFMESNKVLAEKVNICLENNITPIFCCGEALQVREESAQNAFVQQQLEESLFHLTPDQVQKVVIAYEPIWAIGTGKTASTEQAQEMHAHIRQVLAGKYGEAVAGNISILYGGSVKANNAAELFACPDVDGGLVGGASLLAQDFVQIIKALKSSN
- a CDS encoding lipopolysaccharide biosynthesis protein, translating into MHLKNIFLKGVVWRLAFYISSFLLNIYLANILGASQSGPFFYLINNLAFVIQFLTMGLDISLSYFNAKKEFKVSTLLNLTLHWSLITTLLFSILFYFSYSFDIIHYNYNTLLLILFVFSSILTGLITALFVSSNQLVIPCLIPFICNISLLCYLYTLNGSGETHILHLYLSAYFIASILTCTILTITLLSKTKTVIKLWPIRLKKEIMTYSLNIFLFNLGVNLLLRGDIWLVRYLTNNKDLGNYIQTGKIVQLILLLPNLASFTLLPLLTQQSASNTLLKENVTKLSRLYFLVSLTICCFLCLTGYWLFPFVFGATFDKMYLSFIYLMPGVLLFSASYPIDTFFSSINKNNENIKAALYALLVMVIVDLVLIPHYSIYGAAIGSSASFTLFYFYLLSRFKNS